In the Haliaeetus albicilla chromosome 7, bHalAlb1.1, whole genome shotgun sequence genome, one interval contains:
- the ERLEC1 gene encoding endoplasmic reticulum lectin 1, translating into MLMGSGPLRPAGSRRGGGAARPPSPEPPAGMRGCRHRAPAPAAPRALLCALLAAAAAVAAEGGRALPQLSDDIPFRVNWPGTEFSLPTTGVLYREDNYIIMTTVDKEKYKCILPLIASGNEEEEKDYKGPTPGELLEPLFKQSSCSYRIESYWTYEVCHGKHIRQYHEEKETGQKINIQEYYLGNMMIKNPLSEPDQEEKENPKESAKEIPTKNIEGQMTPYYPVEMGNGTPCSLRQNLPRSSTVMYICHPEAKHEILSVAEVTTCEYEVVILTPLLCNHPKYRFRASPVNDIFCQSLPGSPLKPHNLEQLEKQQEMMKMPFRRVKEEEMHSTKEEKFSSIHKPVAVGSHQLLTVGTTHISKLTDDQLIKEFLSGSYCFHGGVGWWKYEFCYGKYVHQYHEDKESGKTSVVVGTWSKEEHIEWSRKNAARTYYLREDGTQTVRMVSHFYGNGDVCDLTDKPRQVTVKLKCKESDSPHAVTIYMLEPHSCQYILGVESPVICKILDTADEYGLLSVPS; encoded by the exons ATGTTGATGGGTAGCggcccgctccgccccgccggAAGCAGACGTggcggcggcgctgcccgcccgccctcccccgAGCCGCCGGCCGGCATGAGGGGGTGCCGGCACCgggcccccgccccggccgcgccGCGGGCGCTGCTCTGCGCTCTcttggcggcggcggcggcggtagCGGCGGAGGGCGGCCGCGCTCTCCCTCAGCTCAGCGACGACATCCCCTTCAGGGTGAACTGGCCCGGCACCGAGTTCAGTCTG CCAACAACGGGTGTCCTGTACAGAGAGGATAACTACATTATAATGACCACCGtggataaagaaaaatataaatgtatactTCCACTGATAGCAAGTGGCAATGAG gaagaagaaaaggactATAAAGGTCCTACTCCAGGAGAATTGCTGGAACCTCTTTTTAAGCAAAGTAGCTGTTCATATAGA attgaATCTTACTGGACTTATGAGGTCTGCCACGGAAAACACATCCGTCAATATCACGAGGAGAAGGAAACGGGACAG AAAATAAACATCCAAGAATACTATCTGGGGAATATGATGATAAAGAACCCGTTATCAGAACCAG AtcaagaagagaaggaaaatccaAAAGAGAGTGCAAAAGAG ATACCTACAAAAAATATAGAAGGGCAGATGACCCCATACTATCCTGTAGAAATGGGAAATGGCACACCTTGTAGCTTGAGACAGAACTTACCCAGATCAAGTACGGTGATGTACATCTGTCATCCAGAAGCTAAACATGAGATTCTTTCAGTAGCAGAAGTTACAACCTGTGAATATGAAGTGGTTATATTGACACCTCTGTTATGCAACCATCCTAAATATAG GTTCAGGGCTTCCCCTGTGAATGACATCTTTTGCCAGTCTCTGCCAGGATCCCCGCTTAAACCCCATAATCTGGAACAGCTGgagaaacagcaagaaatgATGAAGATGCCTTTTAGAAGGGTTAAGGAG gaagaaatgcattcaacaaaagaagagaaattttcttccattcatAAGCCTGTTGCTGTTGGAAGCCATCAACTATTAACTGTGGGAACAACCCACATCTCCAAATTGACAGATGACCAACTTATAAAGGAATTTCTTAGTGGTTCCTACTGCTTCCATGGG GGTGTTGGTTGGTGGAAGTACGAATTCTGCTATGGCAAATATGTTCATCAGTATCATGAG gaTAAGGAAAGTGGCAAGACTTCTGTGGTTGTGGGTACCTGGAGCAAGGAGGAACACATTGAATGGTCCAGGAAGAATGCCGCAAGAACCTACTATCTTAGGGAAGACGGCACCCAGACAGTCCG GATGGTGTCTCATTTCTATGGAAATGGAGATGTTTGTGACTTAACAGACAAGCCCAGGCAGGTGACTGTGAAATTGAA atgcaAAGAATCTGATTCCCCTCACGCTGTGACCATATACATGTTAGAGCCTCATTCTTGCCAATACATCCTTGGG GTGGAGTCTCCGGTCATCTGTAAGATTTTGGATACAGCAGATGAGTATGGGCTCCTTTCAGTGCCCAGCTAA
- the LOC104310367 gene encoding toll-like receptor 2, whose amino-acid sequence MGNTLPISPGKKHLCCKPPPPAWQRGAGLRMPLVQARPGGSWAVPIPPHTPPGTTKSDGGGSRYQRGSSAKDSRMRILTRTLHFYFISFLLSRANGFLTLRTPTAYTFPFYNYSYLNLSSVSEAQAPKMARALNFSHNVIEKITKRDLEGFDALEVLDLSYNQIKDIEPGAFESLPSLVSVNLSFNKNLLVPGLPPHLKLLPTSKASGSLRLSKYFDKPSEAALEPSVSAEELPHLGGPSILQNVNPRLRRSTENLLRRPEKNVTVSPTATLKPDFCGAPINGILDLSNSKLSEEELMLKLDPDLCQIQLDGILELDISHSDLEMDLLSLFVLFIPMKNLQSVDASYNKLTINILDVEAICNFPFSKLLFLNISNNPINSLDTLCLPSTIKVIDLSFTNISQIPPNFAKKMSDLQNMYVQGNHFIYTVRPETTNAAPKFPPGTVHINAISFVRNQAGTPIESLPKKVKHLKMSNCSIVELPEWFAGTMEELLFLDLSSNRISVLPVLPASLQHLDISNSDLKLIPPSFKSVSNLTIFNIQNNKITDMHPEYFPSTLTKCDISKNKLNMLSLTDALEKLEHLNVSGNLITRLEPASHLSALANLDSSHNLISELPDHFGKSLPILKYFNLSGNKISFLQRGSLPASLIELDISDNAITTIVEDTFGQLTSLSVLTVQGKHFFCNCDLYWFVNIYIHNPHLQINGKGNLRCSFPPDRRGSLVESSNLTLLHCSLGIQMAITACVAILVVLVLTGLCWQFDGLWYMRMGWYWCMAKRKQYEKRPENKPFDVFISYSEEDANWTKEHLLEKLETDGFKICYHERDFKPGHPVLGNIFYCIENSHKVLFVLSPSFVNSCWCQYELYFAEHRVLNENQDSLIMIVLEDLPPNSVPQKFSKLRKLLKRKTYLKWSPEEHKQKMFWHQLAAVLKTTNEPLVRAENGSAQDMYEME is encoded by the exons ATGGGGAATACTTTACCGATTTCACCAGGGAAGAAGCACCTCTGTTGCAAGCCGCCTCCGCCAGCCTggcagaggggagcagggctgcGGATGCCGCTAGTCCAGGCGAGGCCGGGTGGTTCCTGGGCGgttcccatcccaccccacacCCCTCCTGGCACTACAAAAAGCGACGGCGGTGGCAGCAGGTACCAGCGAGGGAGCAGCGCCAAGGACAGCAG gatGAGGATCCTTACCAGAACCCTTCATTTctacttcatttctttcttacttAGTAGAGCAAATGGATTCCTCACTCTGAGAACACCCACAGCCTATACCTTCCCATTTTATAACTACTCCTACTTAAACCTCTCTTCTGTATCAGAAGCACAAGCTCCAAAAATGGCAAGAGCTCTCAACTTCTCACATAATGTAATTGAAAAAATAACCAAGAGAGACTTGGAAGGTTTTGACGCGCTGGAAGTTTTAGACCTTTCCTACAATCAGATTAAGGACATTGAACCTGGTGCATTTGAGAGTCTGCCCAGCCTTGTTTCTGTGAATTTATCATTTAACAAGAACCTTCTTGTACCAGGTCTTCCACCCCACCTGAAGCTCTTACCCACTAGCAAAGCCTCAGGGTCTTTGCGGCTTTCTAAGTACTTTGACAAACCCTCAGAGGCTGCTCTGGAGCCTTCTGTATCTGCCGAGGAGCTGCCACATTTGGGAGGTCCATCCATCCTGCAAAATGTTAATCCAAGGCTCAGACGAAGTACAGAGAATCTTCTTCGAAGAccagagaaaaatgtaacagtCTCTCCAACAGCCACATTAAAGCCTGATTTCTGTGGAGCACCAATAAACGGGATACTCGATCTGTCAAACAGCAAACTCTCCGAGGAAGAGCTGATGTTAAAACTGGATCCAGATCTCTGCCAAATTCAGCTGGATGGTATTTTGGAGCTTGACATTAGTCACAGTGACCTGGAAATGGATCTTCTGTCGCTGTTCGTCCTGTTTATACCAATGAAAAACCTGCAGTCCGTTGATGCCAGTTACAACAAATTAACAATTAACATTCTAGATGTTGAGGCGATCTGTAACTTCCCATTCAgcaagcttttgtttttaaatattagcaACAATCCCATAAACAGCTTGGATACACTGTGTCTCCCATCAACCATCAAGGTAATTGATTTGTCCTTCACCAATATAAGTCAAATACCCCCAAATTTTGCTAAAAAGATGTCTGACTTACAAAACATGTATGTTCAAGGAAATCACTTCATATATACTGTACGGCCAGAAACCACTAATGCAGCTCCAAAATTTCCCCCTGGAACTGTACATATTAATGCCATTTCATTTGTCAGAAACCAGGCTGGTACACCCATTGAAAGCCTTCCGAAGAAAGTGAAACACCTGAAAATGTCCAACTGCTCCATTGTAGAACTGCCAGAGTGGTTTGCTGGCACAATggaagaattattatttttggatCTCAGCAGCAACCGGATTTCTGTGCTTCCTGTCTTACCTGCCTCCCTGCAGCATCTCGACATAAGCAACAGCGATCTTAAATTAATACCGCCTAGTTTTAAATCTGTCTCCAACTTAAccatttttaatattcaaaataataaaattacagataTGCATCCTGAGTATTTCCCGTCGACTTTAACAAAATGTGATATTAGTAAAAATAAGTTGAACATGTTGTCATTGACTGATGCCCTGGAGAAACTCGAACATCTTAATGTTTCTGGAAACCTAATCACTAGACTGGAACCTGCCAGCCACCTTTCCGCGCTCGCTAATCTGGACAGTAGTCACAACCTCATTTCAGAACTCCCCGATCACTTTGGGAAATCTCTTCCaatcctgaaatattttaatttatcagGGAATAAGATCTCCTTTCTACAGCGTGGCTCTCTCCCAGCTTCTCTGATCGAGTTAGACATTAGCGACAATGCCATTACTACCATAGTGGAGGACACTTTTGGCCAGTTAACGAGTTTGAGTGTTTTGACTGTTCaaggtaaacattttttttgtaactgtgaTTTGTACTGGTTCGTGAATATCTATATCCACAACCCTCATCTGCAGATAAATGGGAAAGGAAACCTCAGGTGCAGCTTTCCACCAGACAGAAGGGGCTCGTTGGTGGAGAGCAGTAACCTCACGCTTCTGCACTGTTCCCTGGGCATCCAGATGGCTATTACAGCTTGCGTTGCCATCCTGGTTGTTTTGGTGTTAACCGGCTTATGCTGGCAGTTCGATGGGCTGTGGTACATGAGAATGGGTTGGTACTGGTGTATGGCAAAGAGGAAGCAGTACGAGAAGAGGCCAGAAAACAAGCCGTTTGACGTCTTCATTTCATACAGCGAAGAAGACGCAAACTGGACAAAAGAGCATCTACTGGAAAAACTGGAAACTGATGGATTCAAGATATGTTACCATGAGAGGGATTTCAAACCGGGGCATCCAGTACTTGGTAACATTTTTTACTGCATAGAAAACAGCCATAAAGTCCTTTTTGTTCTCTCTCCCAGTTTTGTAAACAGCTGCTGGTGTCAGTACGAACTTTATTTTGCTGAACACCGGGTCCTGAATGAAAATCAGGATTCCCTCATCATGATTGTGCTGGAAGACCTCCCGCCCAACAGCGTGCCACAGAAGTTCAGCAAACTCAGGAAACTGCTGAAGAGGAAAACCTACTTGAAGTGGAGCCCTGAGgagcacaaacagaaaatgttctgGCATCAGCTAGCAGCTGTCTTAAAAACAACCAACGAACCACTTGTGAGAGCAGAAAATGGATCTGCTCAGGATATGTATGAGATGGAATGA
- the GPR75 gene encoding probable G-protein coupled receptor 75 codes for MNASGRLPVGGEEEPPGASLAPLLPLGGNGSAGPGELREGTHAATLAACASLLALVFCLGSYGNLIVLLSFFDPALRKFRTNFDFMILNLSFCDLFICGAAAPMFAFVLFFDSARGVPGAFCFTFHLTSSGFIIMSLKTVAVIALHRLRMVLGKQPHRAASFPCTLLLTLLLWATSFTLATLATLKTHGSRLCLPMSSFASGEGKIILYLYVTDFICCVAVVSVSYVMIAQALRRNAQVRKRPPVVAVDTSRPQPFAGPPAAQSAVPALYRNQSYSKPQHVQTHSYSKHLGQPPAAAAGRLQLVSAVNLSAAKDSRAVVTCVVIVLSVLVCCLPLGISLVQDMLSSSGGFVLYQFELCGFTLIFFKSGLNPFIYSRNSAGLRRRVLWCLQYVALVFFCCKQKTRLRAMGKGSLEVNRNKSSHHETNSAYMLSPKPQKKVVDQACGPSHSKESVLSPKASVGHQHYAQSSSTPMNTRIEPYYSIYNSIPSQEVSTPNSLQPVNSTFGFAKSYIAMHYHTTNDLVRDYDSASTKQIPMPSV; via the coding sequence ATGAACGCGTCGGGGCGGCTGCCGGTGGGGGGCGAGGAGGAACCCCCGGGCGCCTCGCTGGcgccgctgctgccgctggGCGGGAACGGCAGCGCCGGCCCCGGGGAGCTGCGGGAGGGGACCCACGCCGCCACCCTGGCGGCCTGCGCCTCCCTGCTGGCCCTCGTCTTCTGCCTGGGCTCCTACGGCAACCTCATCGTCCTCCTGTCCTTCTTCGACCCGGCCCTCAGGAAATTCAGGACCAACTTCGACTTCATGATCCTCAACCTCTCCTTCTGCGATCTCTTCATCTGCGGGGCGGCCGCCCCCATGTTCGCCTTTGTCCTCTTCTTCGACTCGGCCCGAGGCGTCCCGGGCGCCTTCTGCTTCACCTTCCACCTCACCAGCTCGGGCTTCATCATCATGTCGCTCAAGACGGTGGCAGTCATCGCCCTGCACCGGCTGCGCATGGTGCTGGGGAAGCAGCCGCACCGCGCCGCCTCCTTCCCCTGCACTCTTCTCCTCACCCTGCTCCTGTGGGCCACCAGCTTCACCCTGGCCACCCTGGCCACCCTGAAAACCCACGGCTCCCGCCTCTGCCTGCCCATGTCCAGCTTCGCCAGCGGCGAGGGCAAGATCATCCTCTACCTCTACGTCACTGACTTCATCTGCTGCGTGGCCGTGGTGTCCGTCTCCTACGTCATGATTGCCCAGGCCCTGCGGAGGAATGCCCAGGTGAGGAAGCGCCCGCCCGTGGTGGCCGTGGACACCTCCAGACCGCAGCCCTTTGCGGGGCCCCCGGCTGCACAGAGCGCCGTGCCCGCCTTGTACAGGAACCAGAGCTACAGCAAGCCGCAGCACGTCCAGACGCATAGCTACAGCAAGCACCTCGGCCAGCCGCCGGCCGCTGCTGCTGGCCGGCTCCAGCTGGTGTCGGCGGTCAACCTGTCCGCAGCCAAAGACTCCAGGGCAGTGGTGACGTGTGTTGTCATCGTGCTCTCCGTCTTGGTTTGCTGCCTGCCCCTGGGCATCTCTTTGGTGCAGGACATGCTGTCCAGCAGCGGTGGCTTTGTTCTTTACCAGTTTGAGCTGTGCGGGTTTAccctcatttttttcaaatctggATTAAATCCTTTTATATATTCCCGCAACAGTGCGGGACTTCGGAGACGAGTCCTCTGGTGCCTGCAGTACGTAGCCCTtgtctttttctgctgcaagCAGAAGACAAGGCTTCGGGCCATGGGCAAAGGCAGCCTGGAAGTCAACAGGAACAAGTCATCCCACCACGAGACCAATTCAGCGTACATGTTGTCtccaaaacctcagaaaaaggTTGTGGACCAAGCCTGTGGTCCTAGTCACTCCAAGGAAAGCGTGCTGAGTCCCAAGGCTTCTGTCGGGCATCAGCACTACGCACAGAGCAGCTCAACCCCCATGAACACTCGAATCGAGCCCTATTACAGTATCTATAACAGCATCCCTTCTCAGGAAGTGAGCACCCCAAACAGCTTACAGCCCGTGAACTCGACTTTCGGGTTTGCCAAGTCCTACATTGCCATGCATTATCACACCACCAACGACTTGGTGCGAGACTATGATAGTGCTTCAACTAAGCAGATACCAATGCCCTCGGTGTAA